One genomic region from Nostoc sphaeroides encodes:
- a CDS encoding nitrate ABC transporter ATP-binding protein (This model describes the ATP binding subunits of ATP-binding cassette (ABC) transporters for nitrate transport, or for bicarbonate transport, in bacteria and archaea.) codes for MSMFVAVDQIDKVFELTGGGKYIALKGIDLQIKKGEFVSLIGHSGCGKSTLLNMIAGLDLPTEGIVTLEGQKITKPGPDRMVVFQNYSLLPWRTVRENIALAVDSVMKGLLPADRNAIIEKHINMVGLRPHADKQPGMLSGGQKQRVAIARALAIRPKLLLLDEPFGALDALTRGNLQEQLMQICEENQVTAVMVTHDVDEAVLLSDRIVMLTNGPESKIGDILEVDIPRPRKRMEVVEHPSYYSLRSEMIYFLNQQKRIKKIRARKTADVARHGLEKVNLEIGFLPLTACAPLAVAKEKGFFVKHGLDEVNLVRESSWRGIEDGISGGYLDAAQMPSGMPMWLTLGGHNNQPLPVVTALTMTRNGNAITLAKHFYDEGVHTLSDFKRYLLHTRDQRHTMGVVHAASMHNLLLRYWLAAGGIDPDSDVDMKTIPPAQMVADLKAGSIDGYCVGEPWNYRAAVENVGFTIATDLEVWLGHPGKVLGVREDWAENYPNTHIALTKALLEACVYCANPENTQEIRQILAGRDYVSTDLEYIQLEDPDSLTCDLDHPLRDYAHLQFYSESAINRPSRTEQIWIMSQLARWGDTPFPRNWVEVVERVCRVRVFSTAARELGLDISYIRQPIQLFDGTPFNADDPIAYLNNLKIKRDFSVAEVVLDAPRRRLAS; via the coding sequence ATAAGCATGTTTGTAGCTGTTGATCAAATTGACAAAGTTTTTGAATTAACTGGTGGTGGCAAATATATCGCCCTCAAAGGAATCGACCTCCAAATTAAAAAAGGAGAATTTGTTTCTTTGATTGGTCACTCCGGTTGCGGTAAATCCACTCTATTAAATATGATTGCGGGTTTGGATTTGCCCACTGAAGGTATTGTCACTCTTGAAGGACAAAAAATCACCAAACCCGGCCCAGACAGGATGGTGGTGTTCCAAAATTATTCCTTATTACCTTGGCGGACGGTAAGAGAAAATATTGCCCTCGCCGTGGACTCAGTAATGAAAGGTTTACTCCCAGCCGATCGCAACGCCATTATCGAAAAACATATAAATATGGTGGGTTTGCGTCCCCATGCTGACAAACAACCGGGAATGTTGTCAGGTGGACAAAAACAGCGAGTTGCGATCGCCCGCGCTTTAGCGATTCGTCCCAAATTACTCTTGCTAGATGAACCATTTGGTGCATTGGATGCACTCACACGCGGCAATTTGCAAGAACAACTTATGCAAATTTGCGAAGAAAATCAAGTTACCGCCGTCATGGTTACTCATGATGTAGATGAAGCCGTGCTGTTATCTGACAGAATCGTGATGTTAACCAACGGCCCCGAATCTAAAATCGGCGACATTTTAGAAGTGGATATTCCCAGACCCCGCAAGCGGATGGAAGTAGTAGAACATCCTAGCTACTACAGCTTGCGGAGTGAGATGATTTACTTCCTGAATCAGCAGAAACGGATCAAGAAAATTCGGGCGCGGAAAACTGCCGACGTTGCCCGTCATGGATTAGAAAAAGTTAACCTAGAAATTGGCTTTTTACCTCTGACAGCTTGCGCCCCCTTAGCAGTTGCTAAAGAAAAAGGCTTTTTTGTCAAGCATGGTTTAGATGAAGTTAACCTGGTGCGGGAAAGTAGCTGGCGGGGTATAGAAGATGGCATAAGTGGTGGTTATTTAGATGCGGCGCAAATGCCTTCAGGGATGCCGATGTGGCTAACTTTGGGAGGACATAATAACCAACCTCTGCCGGTTGTCACTGCCCTTACCATGACTCGCAACGGTAACGCCATCACCTTAGCAAAACACTTTTATGACGAAGGTGTACACACTTTATCAGATTTTAAAAGATACCTGCTTCACACTCGTGACCAACGGCACACAATGGGAGTAGTACATGCCGCATCAATGCATAACTTGCTGCTGCGTTACTGGCTAGCGGCTGGTGGAATTGACCCAGATAGCGATGTGGACATGAAGACCATTCCCCCAGCGCAGATGGTAGCCGACTTAAAAGCCGGAAGCATTGATGGTTACTGCGTGGGTGAACCTTGGAACTACCGCGCTGCTGTGGAAAATGTCGGCTTTACCATCGCTACCGACTTAGAAGTTTGGCTGGGACACCCCGGTAAAGTTCTTGGTGTGCGGGAAGATTGGGCAGAAAATTATCCAAATACGCATATCGCCTTGACTAAAGCATTGTTAGAAGCTTGCGTGTATTGTGCAAATCCCGAAAATACCCAAGAAATTCGGCAAATTTTAGCAGGGCGAGATTATGTCAGCACTGATTTAGAATACATTCAACTCGAAGATCCAGATAGTCTCACCTGTGACTTAGACCATCCGTTGCGAGACTATGCCCATCTCCAATTTTATTCTGAGTCTGCCATTAACCGCCCCAGTCGCACCGAACAAATTTGGATTATGAGTCAATTGGCGCGTTGGGGTGATACTCCCTTCCCCAGAAATTGGGTAGAAGTTGTTGAACGGGTGTGTCGAGTTCGTGTTTTCAGCACCGCTGCACGAGAATTAGGTTTGGATATTAGCTATATTCGCCAACCGATTCAACTGTTCGATGGTACTCCCTTTAACGCCGATGATCCGATCGCTTATCTCAACAACTTAAAAATTAAACGTGATTTTTCAGTTGCGGAAGTTGTTCTTGATGCACCAAGAAGGAGACTCGCGTCATAA
- the ntrB gene encoding nitrate ABC transporter permease — translation MTIAQKRPASPRLSNSFISSLKKQFPDLIPPTIALTIFLVLWQLFAWTPGATLPGPIQVIQDTWILIFWPFYDRGGIDKGLFWQILASLQRVAISYTLAAIVGIGLGILIGVNKTMSKALDPIFQLLRTVPPLAWVPISLAALRQNEPAALFVIFITAIWPILINTAVGVTQIPQDYNNVAKVLQLSRKEYFTNILIPAALPYIFTGLRIAIGLAWLAIIAAEIVMSGIVGIGFFIWDAYQNNNVSEVILALVYIGIVGLLLDKAMGWLQNQILPTEQK, via the coding sequence ATGACAATAGCTCAAAAACGCCCTGCAAGCCCTAGATTGAGTAATAGCTTTATCTCCAGCCTGAAAAAGCAATTTCCTGATCTGATACCACCAACGATCGCCCTCACAATCTTCCTCGTTCTCTGGCAACTCTTCGCTTGGACTCCCGGCGCAACATTACCAGGGCCAATACAGGTTATTCAAGACACTTGGATTCTCATTTTCTGGCCTTTTTATGACCGAGGTGGCATTGATAAAGGTCTATTTTGGCAGATTCTCGCCAGTCTACAACGGGTTGCTATCAGTTATACCCTAGCTGCGATCGTTGGTATTGGCTTAGGCATTTTGATTGGGGTGAATAAAACCATGTCTAAAGCATTAGACCCCATTTTTCAACTACTGCGGACAGTACCACCTCTGGCTTGGGTTCCCATTTCTTTAGCAGCTTTACGACAAAACGAACCCGCAGCCTTATTCGTAATTTTCATCACCGCCATTTGGCCCATCTTAATTAACACTGCTGTCGGCGTTACCCAAATTCCCCAAGATTACAACAACGTCGCCAAAGTTCTGCAACTTAGCCGCAAAGAATATTTCACTAACATTTTGATTCCTGCGGCATTACCCTACATCTTTACCGGCTTGAGAATTGCGATCGGTTTAGCATGGTTAGCGATTATCGCCGCCGAAATAGTCATGTCCGGTATTGTCGGCATCGGCTTTTTCATCTGGGACGCCTATCAAAATAACAACGTCAGCGAAGTTATTTTAGCTCTAGTTTATATCGGCATTGTTGGCTTGCTTCTAGATAAAGCAATGGGTTGGCTTCAAAACCAGATTTTACCAACAGAGCAAAAATAG
- a CDS encoding calcium-binding protein, with protein MTNIIGTIGNDTLIGGEGNNILVGYTGSDYLDVNSSTGNNLLDGGDGNDTLSALGDYNVVSGNNTLNGGAGNDTLSADSSAGDNLLDGGNGNDFLSVSGGYYNPEVSGNNTLNGGAGNDTLRAFYSTGENFLDGGDDNDYLNVNLANGNNTLNGGLGDDSLSANISKGNNLLDGGDGNDTLSASDFEGYRFDNTSGKNTLNGGAGDDYLNVNYSRGANLLNGGDGNDTLSASTYDYGYGGRFYTTTGNNTLNGGAGGDNLNVDYSSGANLLNGDDGNDTLSASGYEYDEQGEFGKGVYRRTLGNNTLNGGAGADNLIVDYSTGTNLLDGGDGNDTLSAYSALGNNTLYGGLGNDIITGGFGNDTLYGGDGTDTFTFNSYNQGVDSLYDFNATDELIQVSATGFGGNLATPSLFASQFTIGTSATAIAQRFIYDNITGGLFFDQDGSASAFTQVKFAQLSAGLSLTNNNFVVV; from the coding sequence ATGACAAATATCATTGGAACTATCGGTAATGATACTCTCATTGGTGGCGAGGGGAATAACATCCTCGTTGGTTATACTGGTAGCGATTACTTAGACGTTAACTCTTCAACAGGCAATAACTTATTAGATGGTGGCGATGGCAATGATACTCTTAGTGCCTTAGGTGACTACAATGTGGTGTCTGGTAACAACACCCTCAACGGTGGCGCTGGTAACGATACCTTGAGTGCTGACAGTTCAGCAGGCGATAACCTACTAGATGGTGGTAATGGCAATGATTTTCTTAGTGTCTCTGGTGGATACTACAATCCTGAGGTGTCTGGTAATAACACCCTCAACGGTGGTGCTGGTAACGATACCTTGAGAGCTTTCTATTCAACAGGCGAGAACTTCCTGGATGGTGGGGATGACAATGATTATCTTAACGTCAATCTTGCCAATGGTAATAACACCCTCAACGGTGGTCTTGGTGACGATTCTTTGAGTGCTAACATTTCAAAAGGCAATAACCTACTGGATGGTGGCGATGGCAATGATACTCTTAGTGCCTCTGACTTCGAGGGCTACAGGTTTGATAATACTTCTGGCAAGAATACCCTCAATGGTGGCGCTGGTGACGATTACTTGAATGTTAACTATTCACGAGGCGCTAATCTGCTCAATGGAGGCGATGGCAATGATACTCTTAGTGCTTCTACTTACGACTACGGCTACGGAGGAAGGTTTTATACGACCACTGGCAATAACACTCTTAATGGTGGTGCTGGTGGCGATAACTTAAATGTTGACTATTCATCAGGCGCTAATCTGCTCAATGGAGACGATGGCAATGATACTCTTAGTGCCTCTGGCTACGAGTACGACGAACAGGGCGAGTTCGGCAAAGGAGTCTATCGCAGGACATTAGGAAATAACACCCTCAACGGTGGCGCTGGTGCTGATAACTTGATTGTTGATTATTCAACAGGCACTAATCTTTTGGATGGTGGCGATGGCAACGATACTCTTAGTGCATACAGCGCATTAGGTAATAACACTCTTTATGGTGGTTTAGGTAATGATATCATTACAGGTGGTTTTGGTAATGACACTCTCTATGGAGGAGATGGTACTGATACCTTTACTTTCAATAGTTATAATCAAGGCGTTGATAGTCTTTATGATTTCAACGCCACTGATGAGTTGATTCAGGTATCTGCTACTGGTTTTGGTGGCAACTTAGCAACACCTTCACTCTTTGCCAGTCAGTTTACCATCGGGACATCTGCAACAGCGATCGCTCAACGATTCATTTATGACAATATTACAGGTGGATTGTTCTTTGACCAAGATGGCAGTGCATCTGCATTTACTCAGGTAAAATTTGCCCAATTATCTGCTGGATTATCTCTAACCAACAACAACTTTGTGGTTGTTTAA
- a CDS encoding Mov34/MPN/PAD-1 family protein, whose protein sequence is MIRVSQEHLQTIRTHAESTYPEESCGMILGYLANGGKVVVEVIPTENAWNTEAAAEFAGERTAESKRRQYAIAPEVMLKTQREARDKSLNIIGIFHSHPDHPAIPSECDRLYAWQGYSYIIVSVQNGKAGELQSWSLDEHHQFQAEAIENII, encoded by the coding sequence ATGATCAGAGTTAGCCAAGAACACTTGCAAACTATCCGCACCCATGCCGAAAGCACTTATCCAGAGGAGTCCTGTGGTATGATTTTGGGCTATCTGGCTAATGGGGGTAAAGTTGTGGTAGAGGTCATACCAACAGAAAATGCCTGGAATACAGAAGCGGCGGCTGAGTTTGCAGGGGAACGCACAGCAGAAAGTAAAAGACGGCAATATGCGATCGCACCCGAAGTCATGTTAAAAACACAAAGGGAAGCACGCGACAAATCACTCAACATTATCGGTATTTTTCACTCCCACCCAGATCATCCTGCTATCCCTTCAGAATGCGATCGCCTATACGCTTGGCAAGGATATTCGTATATAATAGTTTCCGTCCAAAACGGCAAAGCTGGAGAACTGCAAAGCTGGAGCCTTGATGAACATCATCAGTTTCAAGCAGAGGCAATTGAAAATATAATTTAA
- the moeB gene encoding molybdopterin-synthase adenylyltransferase MoeB, translated as MLNPNLDEIQLTKDDYERYSRHLILPEVGLEGQKRLKAASVQCIGTGGLGSPLLLYLAAAGIGRIGIVDFDVVDTSNLQRQVIHGTSWVGKPKIESAKNRIHEINPYCQVDLYETRLTSENALEILQPYDIVVDGTDNFPTRYLVNDACVLLNKPNVYGSILRFEGQATVFNYQGGPNYRDLFPEPPPPGMVPSCAEGGVLGILPGIIGLIQATETVKIILGQGNTLSGRLLLYNALDMKFRELKLRPNPIRPVIEKLIDYEQFCGIPQAKAEEAKQQMEMQEMTVKDLKELLDSGAKDFVLLDVRNPNEYDIAKIPGSVLVPLPEIENGNGVAKVKEILNGHRLIAHCKMGGRSAKALAILKEAGIVGTNVKGGITAWSREIDPSVPEY; from the coding sequence ATGCTAAATCCCAATCTGGATGAAATCCAGTTGACCAAAGACGATTACGAACGCTACTCCCGACACCTGATTTTACCGGAAGTAGGATTAGAAGGACAGAAGCGCCTAAAAGCTGCCAGTGTCCAGTGTATCGGTACAGGTGGACTAGGTTCACCATTACTTTTATATCTGGCGGCGGCGGGTATTGGACGTATCGGGATTGTCGATTTCGATGTTGTCGATACTTCCAACTTACAACGCCAAGTAATTCACGGTACATCGTGGGTAGGTAAACCTAAGATTGAATCGGCAAAAAACCGCATTCACGAGATTAACCCCTATTGTCAGGTTGATTTATATGAAACCCGTCTAACTTCCGAAAACGCTTTAGAAATCCTTCAACCTTACGATATCGTTGTGGATGGTACTGATAACTTCCCCACGAGATATCTAGTTAACGACGCTTGCGTATTGCTGAATAAGCCCAACGTCTACGGTTCAATTTTACGCTTTGAAGGGCAAGCTACTGTATTTAACTACCAAGGTGGGCCAAATTATCGTGATCTTTTCCCAGAACCACCACCACCAGGGATGGTTCCCTCTTGTGCAGAAGGTGGCGTTTTGGGAATTTTACCAGGAATTATTGGTTTAATTCAAGCAACGGAAACTGTCAAAATTATTCTGGGACAAGGTAATACATTAAGTGGACGATTGCTGCTATACAACGCCTTAGATATGAAATTCCGGGAGTTGAAGCTGCGTCCTAACCCAATTCGCCCAGTGATTGAAAAGCTGATAGACTACGAACAATTCTGCGGAATTCCACAAGCTAAGGCAGAGGAGGCTAAACAGCAGATGGAAATGCAAGAAATGACTGTTAAGGATTTGAAGGAGTTGCTAGATAGTGGTGCGAAGGATTTTGTACTGCTAGATGTCCGCAACCCCAATGAGTACGACATTGCTAAGATTCCTGGTTCAGTGTTAGTGCCTTTACCAGAGATTGAAAATGGGAATGGCGTTGCCAAGGTGAAGGAAATATTGAACGGTCACCGCTTAATTGCTCATTGTAAGATGGGCGGGCGATCGGCAAAAGCCCTCGCTATTCTCAAAGAAGCCGGGATTGTCGGGACGAATGTCAAAGGCGGAATTACCGCTTGGAGTCGAGAAATCGATCCTTCTGTTCCAGAGTATTAA
- a CDS encoding CmpA/NrtA family ABC transporter substrate-binding protein, with product MTEFFNQISRRKFIFTAGVSAGTVFLKGCLGNPPDNLTGGSTQAQPTAQTVANISPEQTPETTTVKLGYIPIVEAAPLIIAKEKGFFAKYGMTDVGLSKQASWGAARDNVEIGSAGGGIDGGQWQMPMPHLISEGLITKGNKKIPMYVLCQLITHGNGIAIANKHQGKGISLQLASAKSLFTELKSSTPFTAAFTFPHVNQDLWIRYWLAAGGLDPDTDVKLLTVPAAQTVANMKTGTMDAFSTGDPWPYRLVQDKIGYVAALTAEIWKNHPEEYFAMRGDWVDKNPKATKAILKGIMEAQQWLDNFDNRKEAAQILAGRNYFNLSSPEILADPYQGKYDMGDGRKIDDKSMAAYYWKDEKGSVSYPYKSHDLWFIVENVRWGFLPKDYLDNNAAKAKEIINKVNREDIWKEAAKEAGIAAAEIPTNTSRGVEEFFDGIKFDPEKPEEYLKSLKIKKVSI from the coding sequence ATGACAGAATTTTTTAATCAAATTTCCCGTCGCAAATTCATCTTTACGGCTGGGGTATCTGCGGGTACTGTATTCCTCAAAGGCTGTTTGGGGAATCCCCCTGACAACCTAACTGGTGGAAGCACTCAAGCACAACCAACGGCTCAAACGGTTGCTAATATTAGTCCTGAACAAACACCAGAAACTACTACAGTAAAGTTGGGATATATTCCCATTGTAGAAGCGGCTCCTTTAATTATTGCTAAAGAAAAAGGCTTTTTTGCCAAGTATGGCATGACTGATGTTGGCCTTTCCAAACAAGCTTCTTGGGGTGCAGCCAGAGACAACGTAGAAATTGGTTCGGCGGGTGGTGGTATAGATGGCGGTCAATGGCAGATGCCAATGCCACATTTAATTTCAGAAGGTTTAATCACCAAGGGAAATAAAAAAATTCCCATGTATGTATTATGTCAATTAATTACGCATGGAAATGGAATTGCGATCGCAAACAAGCATCAAGGCAAAGGTATTAGTTTACAACTCGCCAGCGCTAAGTCCCTATTCACGGAATTAAAATCCTCAACACCCTTTACAGCAGCATTCACCTTTCCCCACGTCAACCAAGATTTGTGGATTCGCTACTGGTTAGCAGCAGGCGGCTTAGATCCCGATACAGATGTCAAATTGCTCACAGTACCTGCGGCGCAAACTGTGGCCAACATGAAAACAGGAACAATGGATGCCTTTAGTACAGGCGACCCCTGGCCTTATCGCCTGGTTCAAGACAAGATTGGCTACGTAGCAGCATTAACCGCAGAAATTTGGAAAAATCATCCTGAAGAATACTTCGCTATGAGAGGCGACTGGGTTGATAAAAATCCCAAAGCTACCAAAGCGATTTTAAAAGGAATTATGGAAGCCCAACAATGGTTAGATAATTTTGATAATCGCAAAGAAGCGGCTCAAATTTTGGCTGGACGAAATTATTTCAATCTTTCTTCACCTGAAATACTGGCCGATCCATACCAAGGTAAATATGACATGGGTGATGGTCGTAAAATTGATGATAAATCAATGGCAGCTTACTACTGGAAAGATGAAAAAGGTAGTGTTTCTTATCCTTACAAGAGTCATGATTTATGGTTCATAGTTGAAAACGTTCGCTGGGGATTCTTGCCAAAAGATTACCTAGACAATAATGCTGCCAAAGCTAAAGAAATTATCAACAAAGTCAACCGTGAAGATATTTGGAAAGAAGCTGCCAAAGAAGCTGGCATTGCTGCTGCTGAAATTCCCACAAATACATCCCGTGGTGTAGAAGAGTTTTTTGATGGCATCAAATTTGACCCTGAAAAACCAGAAGAATATTTGAAGAGTTTGAAAATCAAGAAGGTCAGTATTTAG
- a CDS encoding DUF58 domain-containing protein — MVPSRRVYLLLVLGIAIAPILCLFFNIKAAIAITVIFDAIVLGLMVVDGLQVRRSRVQITRELPSRLSIGRDNPVVLKVTSPNTNALIEICDYYPTGFGVSAPKLQAIIPSNSTQELTYTVNPTQRGEFPWGNIQARQLGIWGLAWDDWQITQSLPVKVYPDLVGLRSLTIRLTLQSSGSIRQSRKTGIGTEFAELRNYRSGDDLRFIDWKATARRVGAYNNATPLVRVLEPEQEQTLLILLDRGRLMTAKVQNLQRFDWGLNATLSLALAGLHRGDRVGVGVFDCQMHTWIPPERGQHHLNQLIDRLTPIQPVLVESDYLGAVTNVVQRQTRRALVVVITDLIDVTASTELLAALSKLAPRYLPFCVTLRDPQVDRLAHTFTDNVTDAYARAVALDLLMQRQVAYAQLKQKGVLVLDAPANQIADQVVERYVQLKARNQL; from the coding sequence ATGGTTCCTTCCAGACGAGTTTATTTATTGCTGGTTTTAGGTATAGCGATCGCCCCGATCCTATGCCTTTTTTTCAACATTAAAGCAGCGATCGCCATCACTGTGATATTTGATGCGATCGTTCTCGGATTGATGGTTGTAGATGGTTTGCAGGTACGCCGTTCTCGCGTGCAAATTACCCGCGAATTACCTTCACGATTATCCATTGGGCGGGATAATCCAGTGGTGTTAAAAGTAACATCGCCCAATACCAACGCTTTAATTGAAATCTGCGATTACTACCCAACAGGATTTGGGGTATCTGCACCCAAACTTCAGGCTATTATTCCCAGCAACAGCACCCAGGAATTGACATATACCGTCAACCCGACACAGCGCGGCGAGTTTCCTTGGGGAAATATCCAAGCTCGACAGTTGGGAATTTGGGGATTAGCTTGGGATGATTGGCAAATTACCCAAAGTTTGCCAGTGAAAGTTTATCCTGATTTAGTGGGGTTGCGATCGCTGACAATTCGTTTAACATTGCAATCATCAGGATCAATCCGCCAATCCCGCAAAACTGGTATTGGTACAGAATTTGCCGAACTGCGGAACTATCGCAGTGGTGACGATTTACGATTTATTGATTGGAAAGCTACCGCCCGTCGGGTTGGGGCTTATAATAATGCAACGCCACTGGTGAGAGTTCTAGAACCCGAACAGGAACAAACTTTACTAATCTTGCTCGATCGCGGGCGATTAATGACAGCAAAAGTACAGAATTTGCAGCGATTTGATTGGGGTTTGAATGCAACTTTATCCTTAGCATTAGCGGGGTTGCATCGAGGCGATCGCGTCGGTGTTGGTGTATTTGACTGCCAAATGCATACGTGGATTCCCCCAGAACGCGGTCAACATCATTTGAATCAGCTAATCGATCGCCTGACACCAATTCAACCAGTATTAGTTGAATCTGATTATTTGGGGGCGGTGACAAATGTTGTGCAGCGTCAAACTCGCAGGGCGCTGGTAGTGGTGATTACCGACTTAATTGATGTCACCGCTTCTACAGAACTCCTAGCTGCACTCTCTAAGCTAGCCCCCCGGTATCTGCCATTTTGTGTTACTCTGCGAGATCCGCAAGTTGATCGTTTAGCACACACCTTCACAGATAATGTTACAGATGCTTATGCCCGTGCAGTGGCACTAGATTTATTAATGCAACGACAAGTAGCTTATGCTCAGTTGAAACAAAAAGGTGTATTAGTACTAGATGCACCAGCAAATCAAATTGCCGATCAGGTAGTTGAGCGATATGTGCAACTCAAAGCCCGGAATCAACTTTAG
- a CDS encoding nitrate ABC transporter ATP-binding protein (This model describes the ATP binding subunits of ATP-binding cassette (ABC) transporters for nitrate transport, or for bicarbonate transport, in bacteria and archaea.), with amino-acid sequence MQNRNFTTTSTLGKPFVTATTNRRPFLEIKDVTKVYPTKKGPFTVLDGVNLNVEQGEFICLIGHSGCGKSTLLNMVSGFNFPTSGQVLLEGEPITKPGPDRMVVFQNYALLPWRTAFENIYLAVNAVYPNKPQAEKRAIVRDHLAMVGLADAMEKKPMQMSGGMRQRVSIARALAIRPKVLILDEPFGALDAITKEELQEELLKIWGDNRCTVLMITHDIDEALFLADKLVMMTNGPHAKIGEVMEIPFSRPRDRARIMEDPQYYQLRNYALDFLFNRFAHDDVG; translated from the coding sequence ATGCAAAACCGTAACTTTACAACTACAAGCACACTAGGAAAACCATTCGTCACTGCAACCACCAACCGCAGACCTTTTCTAGAAATTAAAGACGTTACCAAAGTCTACCCCACAAAGAAAGGCCCCTTCACCGTACTCGATGGCGTTAACCTCAACGTCGAACAGGGGGAGTTTATTTGCCTCATCGGCCACTCTGGCTGTGGCAAATCGACACTACTAAATATGGTATCCGGTTTTAACTTTCCCACCTCCGGGCAAGTGTTACTCGAAGGAGAACCAATCACCAAGCCAGGCCCAGACAGGATGGTTGTCTTCCAAAATTATGCCTTGCTACCTTGGCGAACTGCTTTTGAAAACATCTACTTAGCTGTTAACGCCGTTTATCCCAACAAACCACAAGCCGAAAAAAGAGCGATCGTCCGCGATCATTTGGCAATGGTAGGACTGGCTGATGCAATGGAAAAGAAACCAATGCAAATGTCCGGTGGGATGAGACAACGGGTTTCTATTGCCCGTGCTTTGGCGATTCGCCCGAAAGTTTTAATTTTAGATGAACCTTTTGGGGCGCTGGATGCCATCACCAAAGAAGAATTACAAGAAGAATTGCTGAAAATTTGGGGCGATAACCGTTGTACAGTGCTGATGATTACCCACGACATCGACGAGGCACTATTTTTAGCAGATAAATTGGTAATGATGACCAATGGGCCTCATGCGAAAATTGGCGAAGTTATGGAAATTCCCTTTTCTCGTCCCCGCGATCGCGCCCGGATCATGGAAGATCCACAATACTACCAACTACGTAATTATGCCTTAGATTTCCTCTTTAATCGCTTTGCCCATGATGACGTAGGTTAA